In Thermoleophilaceae bacterium, one genomic interval encodes:
- a CDS encoding dihydrolipoamide acetyltransferase family protein, with protein sequence MSSSRTSTSVEVTMPQMGVSVAEGTIVAWRKRVGDWIESDEPIVEISTDKVETEIPSPASGRVSEILVEPGETVEVGTLLARIDAEARPGVAHVDEGPPEAESAVRSPQSAENGGNGHAPPISPVVRRMADEHGVDLSQIEGSGRRGRVTKKDLLAFLGDQSPVTSHPEPALHSESPYREEEPAPTGGEQLSVMRRQIGQHMVRSLQTAAHCTTVVEADMSAIEAARGRLSYLPFVARAVIAALREFPTLNATLEGDRLTVHEEVNLGIAVSLGEEGLIVPVVKNAHELSHEGLATRIKDLAERARSKRLTPDEVSGGTFTITNPGAFGALLATPIINQPQVAILDLEAVTKRPVVVGGDSIAIRPMTYLCMSWDHRALDGALAAQFLSAVRRHIEGWDG encoded by the coding sequence GTGAGCTCCTCGCGTACTAGCACCAGCGTGGAGGTGACGATGCCCCAGATGGGCGTGTCCGTCGCCGAGGGAACGATCGTCGCCTGGCGCAAGCGTGTGGGCGACTGGATCGAGTCCGACGAGCCGATCGTGGAGATCAGTACAGACAAGGTGGAGACGGAGATTCCGTCGCCGGCCAGCGGCCGCGTGTCGGAGATCCTCGTCGAGCCGGGCGAAACGGTTGAGGTCGGCACGCTGCTGGCTCGCATAGATGCCGAGGCGCGTCCGGGTGTGGCTCATGTTGATGAGGGGCCGCCTGAGGCGGAGTCCGCAGTCCGCAGTCCGCAGTCCGCAGAAAACGGCGGCAACGGGCATGCGCCGCCTATCTCGCCGGTCGTTCGGCGGATGGCTGATGAGCATGGTGTCGATCTGTCTCAGATCGAGGGGTCTGGACGTCGTGGGCGGGTGACCAAGAAGGACCTGCTGGCCTTCCTGGGCGACCAGTCACCAGTCACCAGTCACCCGGAGCCGGCGCTTCACTCGGAGTCGCCGTATCGGGAAGAGGAGCCTGCGCCGACCGGTGGCGAGCAGCTGTCAGTGATGCGCCGCCAGATCGGCCAGCACATGGTGCGTTCGCTCCAGACGGCGGCGCATTGCACGACCGTTGTCGAGGCCGATATGAGCGCGATCGAGGCTGCGCGTGGGCGGTTGTCGTACCTGCCGTTTGTGGCCCGTGCGGTGATTGCGGCGCTGCGGGAGTTCCCCACGCTGAACGCCACGCTGGAGGGCGACCGGCTGACGGTGCACGAGGAGGTGAACCTCGGCATCGCGGTGTCGCTCGGCGAGGAGGGCTTGATCGTGCCCGTGGTGAAGAACGCGCACGAGCTGTCGCACGAGGGTCTCGCCACGCGCATCAAGGACCTGGCGGAGCGCGCCCGGTCCAAGCGGCTCACTCCGGACGAGGTGAGCGGCGGCACGTTCACGATCACGAACCCGGGTGCGTTCGGCGCGCTGCTCGCCACGCCGATCATCAACCAGCCGCAGGTGGCGATCCTCGACCTCGAGGCGGTGACCAAGCGGCCGGTGGTGGTGGGCGGGGATAGCATCGCCATCCGGCCGATGACCTACCTCTGCATGTCCTGGGACCACCGCGCGCTCGACGGCGCGCTGGCGGCGCAGTTCCTGTCGGCGGTGCGGAGGCACATCGAAGGCTGGGATGGCTAG